One window of the Salvia miltiorrhiza cultivar Shanhuang (shh) chromosome 6, IMPLAD_Smil_shh, whole genome shotgun sequence genome contains the following:
- the LOC130988748 gene encoding protein IMPAIRED IN BABA-INDUCED STERILITY 1-like, producing the protein MGCISSKSASSESPEYQRRSSSSASSRRRRSNGRRRSSSLLHSTMSYGPLEGIKEEPEKEEGLEEEEDEVHLQVRKDGSSKGASSSSSHKKAALFGFRFGRLTEGEQVAAGWPSWLSAAAGEAIQGWLPLRSDSFKRLEKIGQGTYSEVYRARNVESGRIVAVKKVRFDSFQADSVRFMAREIRILRRLDHPNVMKLEGIIASKLSTHVYLVFDYMEHDLAGLVSCPDIKFTDSQIKCYMKQLLSGLEHCHSRGILHRDIKTSNILVNNQGVLKIADFGLANFAKPKKQQPLTSRVVTLWYRPPELLLGATSYGEAVDLWSVGCVFAELFVGRPLLKGRTEVEQLHKIFKLCGTPPDEYWRSSKLPLAQMFRPQQSYESTLHERCRDFPKGAVGLIDTFLSFEPHKRGTASSALASKYFYTKPYACDPSSLPKYPPNKEMDAKYREDAKRRKAGATSRLPMKIRDLEGSSEESEGRRHGMSGRRRSGRTSLQYDTMSEASRMTQESQTSHISTTKSVPIQPSTTDFVWSKRGTSSRQIYPNRFESLDQSASSQDYEPQGFSADSSNTRKKSKVTFSGPIVYMSEQHENLGGSHFSKDV; encoded by the exons ATGGGTTGCATTAGCTCAAAGAGTGCAAGCTCCGAGTCTCCCGAATACCAACGCCGTTCATCATCATCAGCCTCGTCTCGGCGGCGGAGGAGCAATGGCCGGCGGCGCTCGTCGTCTCTGCTGCACAGCACCATGTCGTACGGGCCGCTGGAGGGAATAAAGGAGGAGCCGGAGAAGGAGGAAGGgctggaggaggaagaggatgaGGTGCACCTCCAAGTGAGGAAGGACGGGAGTTCAAAGGGAGCTTCTTCTTCGTCGTCTCATAAGAAGGCGGCTCTTTTCGGCTTCAGGTTTGGGAGGTTGACGGAAGGAGAGCAGGTGGCGGCGGGGTGGCCGTCGTGGCTCTCCGCCGCTGCGGGGGAAGCCATTCAAGGATGGCTGCCTTTGAGATCAGACTCTTTCAAAAGATTAGAAAAG ATTGGACAAGGCACATACAGCGAGGTGTATCGGGCGCGCAATGTGGAAAGCGGAAGAATCGTTGCAGTGAAGAAGGTGCGATTCGACAGTTTCCAAGCGGACAGCGTGAGATTCATGGCTCGTGAGATTCGGATCCTGCGCAGGCTGGACCATCCCAACGTGATGAAGCTCGAGGGAATCATCGCCTCTAAATTATCTACTCACGTATACCTTGTCTTCGACTACATGGAGCATGACCTTGCTGGCCTCGTATCCTGCCCCGACATCAAATTCACCGACTCGCAGATCAAATGCTACATGAAGCAGCTGTTGAGCGGATTGGAGCACTGCCACTCGCGGGGAATACTGCATCGCGACATCAAGACCTCCAACATCCTAGTCAACAATCAAGGCGTTTTGAAAATCGCGGATTTTGGTCTTGCAAACTTCGCCAAACCTAAGAAGCAGCAGCCCCTGACGAGCCGCGTGGTGACGCTCTGGTACCGCCCCCCGGAGCTCCTCCTGGGCGCCACCAGCTACGGGGAGGCCGTCGATCTCTGGAGCGTTGGCTGCGTTTTCGCTGAGCTTTTCGTCGGAAGGCCTCTCCTTAAGGGCAGAACCGAGGTGGAGCAATTGCACAAAATCTTCAAACTTTGTGGCACTCCGCCAGATGAGTATTGGAGGAGTTCCAAACTTCCTCTAGCTCAAATGTTTAGACCGCAGCAATCCTATGAGTCAACGCTTCATGAGAGATGTAGAGACTTTCCAAAAGGTGCGGTTGGGCTTATAGACACGTTTCTTTCGTTTGAACCGCACAAACGTGGCACTGCTTCTTCTGCGCTCGCCTCAAAG TACTTCTATACGAAGCCATATGCATGCGATCCATCAAGCTTGCCTAAGTACCCGCCTAACAAAGAGATGGATGCCAAATATCGCGAAGATGCAAAAAG GAGGAAAGCTGGTGCTACTTCTAGACTACCAATGAAAATCCGTGACCTAGAAGGATCAAGCGAG GAGAGTGAGGGTAGGAGGCATGGAATGAGTGGAAGGCGAAGAAGTGGGCGGACGTCATTGCAATACGACACAATGTCGGAGGCATCGCGAATGACACAGGAATCACAAACATCTCACATATCCACCACTAAATCGGTGCCCATCCAACCATCCACCACTGATTTCGTGTGGTCTAAAAGAGGAACGTCCAGCCGCCAAATATACCCCAATCGTTTCGAATCGTTAGATCAGTCTGCGTCGTCTCAGGATTACGAGCCTCAAGGATTTTCCGCG GATAGTAGCAATACGAGGAAGAAGAGCAAGGTGACATTCTCAGGGCCGATTGTGTATATGTCGGAACAACACGAAAATCTTGGCGGATCACATTTCTCTAAAG ATGTGTGA
- the LOC130988749 gene encoding probable WRKY transcription factor 4 isoform X1, whose protein sequence is MAQTVGDAQPSSRAKPTIQVPPRGSVGFLYANGSGPGFSPGPMTLVSSFFPEQSPFSFSQLLAGAMASPLAAKPGFPSAYDSWKDGKEKSICDAGSNSEAGVGRKWDRPVNLVVPPPPQLQVESMGMSPLFMVPPGLSPSGLMSPLQSPFGMSHQQALAHVTAQAALSHSIMHMQEEFQHSSSAEAIVNHSSSAKTEALTQQKNPSPLHLENTKKELAEVSQSSKAAAGDKPANDGYNWRKYGQKHVKASECPRSYYKCTHPNCPVKKKVERSLNGHISEITYKGQHNHDPPKPTKREKDSSVLDTSTNSQANSVLASEDQTETERLNENQNFATTSQQSFDPYAVANHKKDVKEAAIVVDEGDADEPAAKRRILDIGQSVPASSHQAVPDSKIVLQTRSEVDLLDDGYKWRKYGQKVVKGNPHPRSYYRCTYAGCNVRKHVERASADPKSVITTYEGKHNHDIPIGKHGSSHGAATQHPKTQKVAAVSKDISEIGYGNKDQIPTTLQLKEEQIAA, encoded by the exons ATGGCTCAAACAGTGGGAGACGCGCAGCCGAGTTCGCGAGCCAAGCCGACGATACAGGTGCCGCCACGTGGCTCGGTGGGCTTCCTCTACGCAAACGGGTCGGGCCCTGGGTTCAGCCCGGGGCCGATGACCCTGGTGTCTAGCTTCTTCCCGGAGCAGAGCCCGTTCTCCTTCTCTCAGCTCTTGGCCGGAGCCATGGCGTCGCCGCTCGCCGCAAAGCCGGGGTTTCCCTCCGCCTATGATTCCTGGAAGGATGGGAAAGAAAAGAGTATTTGTGATGCTGGGAGTAATAGTGAGGCCGGAGTTGGGCGGAAGTGGGATAGACCTGTGAATTTGGTggtaccgccgccgccgcagctgCAGGTGGAGAGTATGGGTATGAGTCCTCTGTTCATGGTGCCGCCTGGGCTTAGTCCGTCGGGATTAATGTCGCCGCTTCAG AGCCCCTTCGGTATGTCCCACCAGCAAGCCCTGGCACACGTTACTGCTCAGGCGGCATTGTCTCACTCTATCATGCATATGCAAGAAGAATTTCAGCATTCTTCATCTGCAGAGGCCATAGTAAACCATTCTTCCTCAGCAAAGACGGAAGCTCTGACACAGCAGAAAAATCCTTCGCCTCTTCATCTTGAGAATACAAAGAAAGAGCTGGCTGAAGTTTCCCAATCTAGTAAAGCCGCTGCTGGTGATAAACCGGCAAATGATGGTTACAACTGGAGAAAATACGGGCAGAAGCATGTCAAGGCAAGTGAATGCCCTAGAAGCTACTACAAATGTACCCATCCAAATTGTCCTGTCAAGAAGAAGGTCGAACGATCTTTAAATGGCCATATATCTGAGATTACGTATAAAGGGCAGCACAACCACGATCCTCCTAAACCCACTAAAAGGGAAAAAGATAGTTCTGTTTTGGATACATCAACAAACTCCCAGGCCAATTCTGTTCTCGCTTCTGAGGATCAGACCGAAACTGAAAGGTTAAATGAGAACCAAAATTTTGCCACAACTTCTCAGCAGTCATTTGATCCTTATGCAGTTGCTAATCATAAAAAAGATGTTAAAGAGGCTGCAATAGTAGTAGATGAGGGTGATGCTGATGAACCAGCTGCCAAAAGAAG AATCCTGGATATTGGTCAATCTGTACCAGCTTCGTCGCATCAAGCAGTTCCAGACTCGAAAATTGTCTTGCAGACGAGAAGTGAAGTTGATCTTCTAGATGATGGGTACAAATGGAGAAAATACGGGCAGAAAGTGGTAAAGGGGAATCCTCATCCAAG GAGTTACTACAGATGTACGTATGCAGGGTGTAATGTACGTAAACATGTGGAGAGGGCTTCAGCAGATCCAAAATCAGTGATTACGACGTACGAGGGCAAGCATAATCATGACATCCCGATAGGGAAGCATGGCAGCAGCCATGGAGCAGCGACTCAGCATCCGAAAACACAGAAGGTGGCGGCGGTATCAAAGGACATTTCGGAAATTGGTTATGGGAACAAAGACCAAATACCAACAACTTTACAGCTCAAAGAAGAACAAATCGCAGCGTGA
- the LOC130988749 gene encoding probable WRKY transcription factor 4 isoform X2, which produces MAQTVGDAQPSSRAKPTIQVPPRGSVGFLYANGSGPGFSPGPMTLVSSFFPEQSPFSFSQLLAGAMASPLAAKPGFPSAYDSWKDGKEKSICDAGSNSEAGVGRKWDRPVNLVVPPPPQLQVESMGMSPLFMVPPGLSPSGLMSPLQSPFGMSHQQALAHVTAQAALSHSIMHMQEEFQHSSSAEAIVNHSSSAKTEALTQQKNPSPLHLENTKKELAEVSQSSKAAAGDKPANDGYNWRKYGQKHVKASECPRSYYKCTHPNCPVKKKVERSLNGHISEITYKGQHNHDPPKPTKREKDSSVLDTSTNSQANSVLASEDQTETERLNENQNFATTSQQSFDPYAVANHKKDVKEAAIVVDEGDADEPAAKRRILDIGQSVPASSHQAVPDSKIVLQTRSEVDLLDDGYKWRKYGQKVVKGNPHPRV; this is translated from the exons ATGGCTCAAACAGTGGGAGACGCGCAGCCGAGTTCGCGAGCCAAGCCGACGATACAGGTGCCGCCACGTGGCTCGGTGGGCTTCCTCTACGCAAACGGGTCGGGCCCTGGGTTCAGCCCGGGGCCGATGACCCTGGTGTCTAGCTTCTTCCCGGAGCAGAGCCCGTTCTCCTTCTCTCAGCTCTTGGCCGGAGCCATGGCGTCGCCGCTCGCCGCAAAGCCGGGGTTTCCCTCCGCCTATGATTCCTGGAAGGATGGGAAAGAAAAGAGTATTTGTGATGCTGGGAGTAATAGTGAGGCCGGAGTTGGGCGGAAGTGGGATAGACCTGTGAATTTGGTggtaccgccgccgccgcagctgCAGGTGGAGAGTATGGGTATGAGTCCTCTGTTCATGGTGCCGCCTGGGCTTAGTCCGTCGGGATTAATGTCGCCGCTTCAG AGCCCCTTCGGTATGTCCCACCAGCAAGCCCTGGCACACGTTACTGCTCAGGCGGCATTGTCTCACTCTATCATGCATATGCAAGAAGAATTTCAGCATTCTTCATCTGCAGAGGCCATAGTAAACCATTCTTCCTCAGCAAAGACGGAAGCTCTGACACAGCAGAAAAATCCTTCGCCTCTTCATCTTGAGAATACAAAGAAAGAGCTGGCTGAAGTTTCCCAATCTAGTAAAGCCGCTGCTGGTGATAAACCGGCAAATGATGGTTACAACTGGAGAAAATACGGGCAGAAGCATGTCAAGGCAAGTGAATGCCCTAGAAGCTACTACAAATGTACCCATCCAAATTGTCCTGTCAAGAAGAAGGTCGAACGATCTTTAAATGGCCATATATCTGAGATTACGTATAAAGGGCAGCACAACCACGATCCTCCTAAACCCACTAAAAGGGAAAAAGATAGTTCTGTTTTGGATACATCAACAAACTCCCAGGCCAATTCTGTTCTCGCTTCTGAGGATCAGACCGAAACTGAAAGGTTAAATGAGAACCAAAATTTTGCCACAACTTCTCAGCAGTCATTTGATCCTTATGCAGTTGCTAATCATAAAAAAGATGTTAAAGAGGCTGCAATAGTAGTAGATGAGGGTGATGCTGATGAACCAGCTGCCAAAAGAAG AATCCTGGATATTGGTCAATCTGTACCAGCTTCGTCGCATCAAGCAGTTCCAGACTCGAAAATTGTCTTGCAGACGAGAAGTGAAGTTGATCTTCTAGATGATGGGTACAAATGGAGAAAATACGGGCAGAAAGTGGTAAAGGGGAATCCTCATCCAAG GGTGTAA